A section of the Chloroflexota bacterium genome encodes:
- a CDS encoding ABC transporter permease: MRRYALRRLALAFVTLCGVVVVVFIITRILPGNPAAVRVGPYAKPELLAQVEKEMGLDKPLPVQFVNYVAKLARGDMGKSWRTGQPVQQDLWQRLPATLELALAATLIAIFVGVILGILAALFHNSWFDQVVRIFTIFGASTALFWLALVFIFVFYYRLGWAASPLGRLTVGIEPPARITGMFVVDSALTGNTAALKDSLHHLALPAFTLAFVVSAPITKIVRAGMLDQLNADYIRTAKTIGVPMREILWRDALRNAMIPILTTIGIVFGYLMAGNVLVEMIFAWPGIGSYAWMALLNKDFEAIQGFVLLIAAMYVLLNLAIDLLYSVVDPRIRLG, from the coding sequence CTGAGACGATATGCACTGCGCAGACTTGCGCTGGCTTTTGTAACGCTGTGCGGCGTCGTGGTGGTGGTGTTTATCATCACGCGCATTCTGCCCGGGAACCCCGCGGCGGTGCGCGTTGGCCCATACGCGAAGCCGGAACTGCTGGCGCAAGTAGAGAAGGAGATGGGCCTGGACAAGCCCTTGCCTGTCCAGTTTGTGAACTACGTGGCGAAACTGGCGCGCGGCGACATGGGCAAAAGTTGGCGCACCGGCCAGCCGGTCCAGCAAGACCTGTGGCAGCGCCTGCCCGCGACGCTGGAACTGGCCCTGGCGGCCACGCTGATTGCCATCTTTGTCGGCGTCATCCTGGGCATCCTCGCGGCGCTGTTTCACAACTCGTGGTTTGACCAGGTGGTGCGCATCTTCACCATCTTCGGGGCTTCCACGGCGCTGTTTTGGCTTGCGCTTGTCTTTATCTTCGTGTTCTACTATCGGCTGGGGTGGGCCGCGTCTCCTCTCGGGAGGCTCACCGTCGGGATAGAGCCGCCCGCGCGAATCACGGGCATGTTCGTTGTGGACAGCGCCCTCACGGGCAACACCGCCGCGCTGAAGGACTCGCTACATCATCTGGCGTTGCCGGCGTTCACGTTGGCCTTCGTGGTGAGCGCCCCCATCACCAAGATTGTGCGCGCGGGGATGCTGGACCAACTGAACGCTGACTACATCCGCACCGCCAAGACCATCGGCGTGCCGATGCGCGAAATCCTGTGGCGCGACGCGCTGCGCAACGCGATGATTCCGATTTTGACCACCATCGGCATCGTGTTCGGCTACCTGATGGCGGGCAACGTGCTGGTGGAGATGATCTTCGCCTGGCCGGGCATCGGCTCCTATGCATGGATGGCCCTGCTCAACAAGGACTTTGAGGCGATCCAGGGGTTTGTGCTCCTCATCGCGGCCATGTACGTGCTCCTCAACCTGGCCATTGACCTGCTGTACAGCGTGGTAGACCCCAGGATACGCCTGGGTTAG
- a CDS encoding ABC transporter permease, with the protein MIAGLVLLAIVLFVTIFGPALVPYKPLKTDPENRLLPPSALHPMGTDAFGRDILSRVVHGARLDLLIAFSVVAIALGIGVFVGMFSGYYGGKVDDVVMRITDVILAFPSFILALAITAILGNSIPNVIIAIAIAYIPYFVRLTRGEVLSAKEREYAEAARCVGNSNWRIIYLHLLPNCLTPALVQATLCLGWAILDASGLAFLGLGIRPPTPEWGVLVSEGSRDIIGGQWWTSFFPGAVIVLTAFGFNLVGDSLRDVTSPTEAVQ; encoded by the coding sequence ATGATTGCAGGGCTGGTACTCCTTGCCATTGTCCTCTTCGTAACCATCTTCGGGCCGGCGCTGGTCCCGTACAAGCCGCTGAAGACGGACCCGGAGAATCGCCTGTTGCCGCCTTCGGCGCTGCACCCGATGGGCACCGACGCTTTCGGGAGAGATATCCTGTCGCGAGTGGTGCACGGCGCCCGCCTAGACCTGCTCATCGCCTTCTCGGTGGTGGCCATCGCGCTCGGTATCGGCGTCTTCGTGGGCATGTTCAGCGGCTACTACGGGGGGAAGGTGGACGATGTGGTGATGCGCATCACGGACGTGATCCTGGCGTTCCCGTCGTTCATCCTAGCGCTGGCCATCACGGCTATCCTGGGCAACAGCATCCCGAACGTGATCATCGCCATCGCCATCGCGTACATCCCATACTTCGTGCGGCTGACCCGCGGCGAGGTGCTCAGCGCGAAGGAGCGGGAGTACGCCGAGGCAGCCCGCTGCGTCGGCAACTCCAACTGGCGCATCATCTACCTGCACCTGCTGCCCAACTGCCTGACTCCCGCGCTGGTTCAGGCCACGCTGTGCCTGGGGTGGGCCATCCTGGACGCATCGGGGTTGGCGTTCCTGGGGCTGGGCATCCGCCCGCCGACGCCGGAGTGGGGCGTCCTCGTGAGCGAGGGATCCCGAGACATCATAGGCGGGCAGTGGTGGACCTCGTTCTTTCCGGGTGCGGTCATCGTGCTTACGGCGTTCGGGTTCAATCTGGTCGGGGATAGCCTTCGGGACGTAACGTCCCCCACGGAGGCGGTACAATGA
- a CDS encoding ABC transporter ATP-binding protein: protein MTAHDEPLLAIRSLSVSFPRYNQRVRVLDRVSFSVDRGAFVGLVGESGSGKTLSSLTAMGFLPPSARVDEGEIWLNGQNLLALSPEEMTRLRGRKIAMIFQSTRSALNPMMRVGDQVARAIRIQKRVGGKEAYAEAVRLLARVGIADAEKRARAYPHQLSGGMCQRVLVAMMLACRPALLIADEPTTGLDVTIQAQIFEMFLEIQREIGASVLLITHDLGVVAETCQRVVVMYAGQIMESAPVASLFASPLHPYTRMLMRSVLRVDRRVEPPDAASVMKEEITYSILGCRFAPRCPVALPICWEQKPDAESAENDHQVACYNWRGTNGTGHSG, encoded by the coding sequence ATGACCGCGCACGACGAGCCTCTCCTTGCAATTCGTTCGCTGAGTGTGAGTTTCCCGCGCTACAATCAGCGCGTGCGTGTGCTGGACCGGGTGTCCTTCAGCGTGGACCGCGGGGCCTTCGTGGGGCTTGTGGGCGAAAGCGGCTCGGGCAAGACGTTGAGTTCGCTCACGGCCATGGGGTTCTTGCCGCCCTCGGCGCGCGTGGACGAAGGGGAGATCTGGCTGAACGGCCAGAACCTGCTGGCGCTGTCGCCCGAAGAGATGACCCGATTGCGCGGGCGCAAGATCGCCATGATCTTCCAGAGCACCCGCAGCGCGCTGAACCCCATGATGCGCGTGGGCGATCAGGTGGCCCGCGCGATCCGCATCCAGAAGCGGGTGGGCGGCAAGGAAGCCTACGCTGAGGCCGTCCGCCTGCTGGCGCGGGTGGGGATCGCCGACGCGGAGAAGCGGGCGCGCGCCTATCCTCACCAACTGAGCGGCGGCATGTGCCAGCGGGTGCTGGTGGCCATGATGCTGGCCTGCCGACCCGCCCTGCTCATCGCCGACGAGCCCACCACCGGCCTGGACGTAACAATACAGGCCCAAATTTTTGAGATGTTCCTGGAGATTCAGCGGGAAATCGGCGCGTCGGTTCTCCTGATCACGCACGACCTGGGGGTTGTCGCCGAGACCTGCCAGCGTGTGGTTGTGATGTACGCTGGCCAGATTATGGAAAGCGCGCCGGTGGCGTCGCTGTTTGCGTCGCCGCTGCACCCCTACACGCGGATGCTCATGCGCTCGGTGTTGCGGGTGGACCGCCGCGTGGAGCCACCCGACGCCGCTTCCGTCATGAAAGAGGAGATCACGTACAGCATCCTGGGATGCCGATTCGCGCCGCGCTGTCCGGTGGCTCTGCCCATCTGCTGGGAGCAGAAGCCGGATGCCGAGAGCGCGGAGAACGACCATCAGGTAGCCTGTTACAATTGGCGAGGGACGAATGGAACCGGTCATTCGGGTTGA
- a CDS encoding ABC transporter ATP-binding protein, whose product MEPVIRVDNLRKAFREGRSVIWAVNGVSLEIYPGEAVGLVGESGCGKTTTARCVLRLVEPTEGRVFFQGADMAQWSGGHLRRQRRFFQMVFQDPNTSLNPRFTVRRTLAEPLRLHGLASSRRATEEMLCETMLRVNLEPRLLERYPHQLSGGQKQRVGIARAIITNPRFIALDEPTSSLDMSIRIQILSLLQRLQNEMNMAYLFISHDLSAVRFLCSRVFVMYLGRVVEAGPVDEIFERPAHPYTRALLSAIPIPDPKLKRQRIILEGEPPSLFNLPPGCGFYDRCWARKPSCRGEMPPFRDVGDGHFVACFAEVEE is encoded by the coding sequence ATGGAACCGGTCATTCGGGTTGATAATTTGCGCAAGGCCTTCCGCGAAGGACGATCTGTCATCTGGGCTGTGAACGGCGTGAGCCTGGAAATCTACCCGGGGGAGGCCGTGGGCCTGGTGGGGGAAAGCGGATGCGGCAAGACGACCACGGCGCGATGCGTGCTCCGCCTGGTGGAGCCGACCGAGGGGCGGGTGTTCTTTCAGGGCGCCGACATGGCCCAATGGAGCGGCGGCCACCTGCGCCGTCAGCGCCGTTTCTTCCAGATGGTGTTCCAGGATCCGAACACCTCGCTGAACCCTCGGTTCACGGTGCGCCGCACGCTGGCCGAGCCGCTGCGTCTGCACGGCCTGGCAAGCAGCCGCAGGGCGACCGAGGAGATGCTCTGCGAGACGATGCTACGCGTGAATTTGGAGCCGCGCCTGCTGGAACGCTACCCGCACCAGTTGAGCGGGGGCCAGAAGCAGCGCGTGGGCATCGCGCGGGCCATCATCACGAATCCCCGATTCATCGCCCTGGACGAACCCACATCGTCGTTGGACATGTCCATCCGCATTCAGATACTGAGCCTGCTTCAGCGGTTGCAGAACGAGATGAACATGGCCTACCTGTTCATCTCACACGATTTGAGCGCCGTTCGTTTTCTGTGCAGCCGCGTATTCGTGATGTACCTGGGCAGGGTTGTGGAGGCAGGCCCGGTGGATGAGATCTTTGAGCGGCCTGCGCATCCCTATACGCGGGCACTACTCTCAGCGATCCCGATCCCGGACCCGAAACTGAAGCGGCAGCGGATTATCCTGGAAGGCGAGCCGCCCAGCCTGTTCAACCTGCCGCCAGGGTGCGGGTTCTACGACCGTTGCTGGGCGAGAAAGCCCTCCTGTCGCGGAGAAATGCCGCCGTTCAGGGATGTCGGAGACGGCCATTTTGTCGCATGTTTTGCAGAGGTGGAGGAGTAG
- a CDS encoding SDR family oxidoreductase gives MEAFSLKGKHVLITGGSRHLGAVVARRFAALGANLTINHWQDAEKAEELRRDLEAQGHRVRVVEADVSQSAQVRALVAEAVAAFGPVDVLIHCAGPFAMTPFTQMDEKEWDNILGVNVKAAYLLVKEVAPKMKERGWGRVILMAAGSAFIRTHSIYTLAKSAVITLTEELAVELGPEITVNAIAPGQIYESAAMMDAFEPGFSDRATQAAPLKRLVTRPEVAEMMALICTSPAMQSVTGHTFVMDGGWRLTA, from the coding sequence ATGGAAGCGTTCTCTCTGAAAGGAAAGCACGTGTTGATCACCGGAGGTTCGCGACATCTTGGCGCGGTGGTAGCGCGCCGATTCGCAGCGTTGGGCGCCAACCTGACCATCAACCACTGGCAGGACGCGGAGAAAGCCGAAGAACTCCGGCGCGACCTTGAGGCGCAAGGGCATCGCGTTCGGGTGGTAGAGGCCGACGTGAGCCAGAGCGCCCAGGTGCGGGCGCTAGTCGCCGAGGCGGTGGCAGCCTTCGGCCCCGTGGATGTGCTCATTCACTGCGCCGGCCCCTTCGCCATGACGCCCTTCACCCAGATGGACGAGAAGGAGTGGGACAATATCCTGGGCGTCAACGTGAAGGCCGCCTATCTGCTTGTCAAAGAAGTGGCGCCGAAGATGAAGGAGCGCGGCTGGGGGCGCGTGATTTTGATGGCGGCGGGTTCGGCCTTCATCCGCACCCATTCCATTTACACCCTGGCGAAGTCCGCGGTCATCACCCTTACGGAGGAATTGGCGGTGGAGTTGGGGCCTGAAATCACCGTCAACGCCATCGCGCCCGGGCAGATTTACGAGAGCGCTGCGATGATGGACGCTTTTGAGCCTGGGTTCTCCGACCGCGCCACCCAGGCTGCGCCGCTGAAGCGGCTGGTAACACGCCCTGAAGTCGCCGAGATGATGGCGCTGATTTGCACCTCGCCGGCGATGCAGTCGGTTACCGGGCATACCTTCGTGATGGATGGCGGCTGGCGGCTCACGGCATAG